The sequence CCGGGGTTGGCCTTCTTGATGGCCACCGTGAACGAATTGGGAGAAGAGGGCGCCTGGGCCTGGTGGAACGAGGCCGAGAACAACGGCATGAAGACCGTGAGCGGATGGAGCGACGCCTACAACACTGAGTTCACCCGTGCGGGCGGCCGCTACCCGCTGGTGCTGAGCTACGGCTCCAGCCCCGCCGCCGAGGTGTTCTACGCTGAAGGCTACGACCCGGCCAGACTGCCGGCCGAAGCCCCCACCGCCAACCTGTTTATTCCCGGCACCTCTTATCTGCAGCTGGAAGGCGTGGGCATCCTGAAAAGCACCGGCAACGAGGCAGCGGCCAAAGCCTTCGTGGACTGGATGCTGAGCCCCGAAGTGCAAAGGGATATCCCCACCAACATGTGGGTGTACCCTGCCGCCGCCGAAACCCCGCTGGACCCGGTATTTGCGCTGGCCGAAACCACCGAACTCAACCCGGTGAAGCCCGAACTGACCGAAAACCCTCAGGCGCTGGTGGACGCCTGGGTGGAGAACGTTCAGCGCCGGTGATAGGGAGGGGTGAAAGCAGGCAGTGAGCAGCAGGATTAGAGCGAGGGGCGTGGCAGCCGGGTGGCTGGTGGCGCTACCGTCGCTGCTGTTTCTGGCACTGCTGCTGGCACTGCCGCTGGGCCGCACGCTGCTGGCCGGCGGTATCCAGCTGGAGGTATGGACCCAGCCCTACTTTCAGAGCCGCTTGGCCTGGACGCTGATCCAAGCGGGCCTGACGGCGGCGCTGGCCGCGCTGCTGGGGGCGCCGCTCGCCTACTTGCTGTCGCGCTACCGGCTACCGGGAGGCAGGACACTGCTGCGGCTGTTGCTGCTGCCGTTCGTGACGCCGGTGCTGGTGGCCGCACTGGGGCTGAATGCCCTGCTGGGGCCGCAAGGCTGGCTGAGTGGAGCACTCTCCCTTTCAGTCAGTGACGGACCGCTGCTGATTCTGCTGGGCAACCTCTTTTTCAACCTCCCGGTGATGATTCGGCTCAGCCACGGCGGGTTCTCGCGCATCTCACCGGCCCTGCTGGGCGCGGCGCGCACGCTGGGAGCGTCTGGCTGGCGTGCAGCACTGAGTGTGGGGTTGCCGCTGGCGCTGCCGGGTATCGCGGCGGGGGCTATCCTCACCTTTCTGTACTCGGCGCTCAGCTTCGGACTGCCCCTGATTCTGGGCGGGGCACGCTACGCCACGCTGGAGGTGGAAATCTACACCCTGACCGCCTACCAGCTGCGGCTGGGCGAGGCCAGCGCCCTGATTGTGGGCCAGCTGGGCCTGACGCTGGCCGCCACCTGGGCCTACGTGAACCTGACCGGACGGGGAGAAGGCACACCGGTACGCTCCCTGCCCCGTGCCCAGGGAGCGGCACTGTGGCTGGGATTGGGACTGATGGCGGCAGTGTTCACGCTGTGCTTCGTTCCGCTGCTGGCGGTGGTGGCCCGCAGCCTGCTGGGCACGGCGGGGCCGACCCTGAGCTACTGGCAGGCCGTGTTGAGCGACCCGCAGACCGGGCACGAGCTGGGCAACACCCTGCGCTTTGGGGTGTGGGCGCTGGCCG is a genomic window of Deinococcus proteolyticus MRP containing:
- a CDS encoding ABC transporter permease — encoded protein: MAAGWLVALPSLLFLALLLALPLGRTLLAGGIQLEVWTQPYFQSRLAWTLIQAGLTAALAALLGAPLAYLLSRYRLPGGRTLLRLLLLPFVTPVLVAALGLNALLGPQGWLSGALSLSVSDGPLLILLGNLFFNLPVMIRLSHGGFSRISPALLGAARTLGASGWRAALSVGLPLALPGIAAGAILTFLYSALSFGLPLILGGARYATLEVEIYTLTAYQLRLGEASALIVGQLGLTLAATWAYVNLTGRGEGTPVRSLPRAQGAALWLGLGLMAAVFTLCFVPLLAVVARSLLGTAGPTLSYWQAVLSDPQTGHELGNTLRFGVWALAGATLLGGLHALGAYLARSRLLDLLSMLPLMVSPVSLAVGYLLAYPRQAATLPMLIAAYVLLAYPLVTRSLLPALRALPLHTLEAARTLGASGLQSWRTVTLPLTLPALRGGMALSLATVLGEFGATLVLTRPEWATLSVGLYERLGRPGERNLGEACALATILLTLALLSFWLLDGGEGEVT